From one Amycolatopsis sp. FDAARGOS 1241 genomic stretch:
- the murD gene encoding UDP-N-acetylmuramoyl-L-alanine--D-glutamate ligase, with the protein MLEGRSVLVAGAGVTGKSVVPVLRELGAHVTVTDGNADRLAQLQGLGAELVPELSEPPPGTALVVTSPGWRPTSPLLAAAAAAGIEVIGDVELAWRVGQLRERPPSWLAITGTNGKTTTVGMLESMLRAGGVDAVACGNVGYAVLDAVRAGHAVLAVELSSFQLHWSSTVAPDASVVLNLAEDHIDWHGSMVEYAAAKGRVHERSRVVVHNADDPWSTRIAEEHAPGGARRVGFRLDTPYAGELGLVEDLLVDRAFVADPATSAEELATVADVRPAGPHNIANALAAAALARAHGVGPEAVLRGLREYRPAPHRAQEIAEVSGVRYVNDSKATNPHAAAGSLHSHESIVWIAGGQLKGASVDELVASIAGRLRGVVLLGVDSPVIAAAVARHAPDVPVNRLRPGDHEPMTAAVDAASAMARPGDVVLLAPAAASLDMFRDYGERGDAFAAAVRVLAGGAAGAADDGS; encoded by the coding sequence GTGCTCGAGGGCCGCAGCGTCCTCGTCGCCGGCGCCGGGGTCACGGGCAAGTCGGTGGTCCCGGTCCTGCGGGAGCTGGGCGCGCACGTCACGGTCACCGACGGCAACGCCGATCGACTGGCGCAGCTGCAGGGGCTGGGGGCCGAGCTGGTTCCGGAGCTGAGCGAGCCGCCGCCCGGCACCGCGCTCGTGGTCACGAGCCCCGGCTGGCGCCCCACGTCGCCGCTGCTGGCGGCGGCGGCCGCGGCCGGCATCGAGGTGATCGGCGACGTCGAACTGGCCTGGCGCGTCGGGCAGCTGCGCGAACGGCCGCCGTCGTGGCTGGCGATCACCGGTACCAACGGCAAGACCACCACCGTCGGCATGCTCGAGTCGATGCTGCGCGCCGGCGGCGTCGACGCGGTGGCCTGCGGCAACGTCGGCTACGCGGTGCTCGACGCGGTGCGGGCCGGCCACGCGGTGCTGGCCGTGGAGCTGTCCAGCTTCCAGCTGCACTGGTCCTCGACCGTCGCGCCCGACGCGTCGGTGGTGCTCAACCTCGCCGAGGACCACATCGACTGGCACGGCTCGATGGTGGAGTACGCGGCGGCCAAGGGACGCGTCCACGAGCGCTCGCGCGTGGTCGTGCACAACGCCGACGACCCGTGGTCCACCCGCATCGCCGAGGAGCACGCGCCCGGGGGCGCCCGCCGCGTCGGGTTCCGCCTCGACACGCCGTACGCCGGTGAGCTGGGCCTGGTCGAGGACCTCCTCGTGGACCGTGCTTTCGTCGCCGATCCGGCGACCAGCGCGGAGGAACTGGCGACGGTCGCCGACGTCCGCCCCGCCGGTCCGCACAACATCGCCAACGCGCTGGCGGCCGCCGCGCTCGCGCGCGCCCACGGCGTCGGGCCCGAAGCCGTGCTGCGCGGGCTGCGCGAATACCGGCCCGCGCCGCACCGCGCGCAGGAGATCGCCGAGGTCTCCGGCGTGCGCTACGTCAACGACTCGAAGGCCACCAATCCCCACGCCGCGGCCGGTTCGCTGCACTCGCACGAGAGCATCGTGTGGATCGCCGGCGGGCAGCTCAAGGGCGCTTCCGTCGACGAACTCGTGGCGTCGATCGCCGGCCGGCTGCGCGGAGTTGTGCTACTCGGAGTCGATTCACCCGTGATCGCTGCCGCTGTCGCGCGACACGCGCCGGATGTCCCCGTGAACCGCCTCCGTCCGGGTGACCATGAACCCATGACTGCGGCGGTGGATGCGGCCAGCGCGATGGCTCGACCTGGTGACGTGGTGCTGCTCGCACCCGCCGCCGCCTCGTTGGACATGTTCCGCGACTACGGCGAGCGCGGCGACGCGTTCGCCGCGGCGGTGCGGGTCCTGGCGGGTGGCGCGGCGGGGGCGGCGGATGACGGTAGTTGA
- the ftsW gene encoding putative lipid II flippase FtsW has product MTVVDEKQTQDRPERPPRSRRERKVSPFVAFRTALTAWLSRPLASFHLVLALTGVLTVIGIVMVLSASSVASYDPTTGSGVYSLFYRQLLFVAIGSVVFWVGLRIKLERIRRMSATMVVICLGLLMLVLTPLGSTVNGSQGWFKLGVFTFQPVEAAKVALAFWGAHILVIKYNVIHQWRHLLVPVVPVALVMFALVMLQPDLGGTITLAVVLLALLWFAGAPKRLFGVILAGGLAGVLVLAIIAPYRLTRVLSFLSPDADLSSAGYQANQAKLALADGGLFGKGLGQGASNWGYLPNVQNDFIFALVGEELGFVGCVVVLALFAGVAVVGLRIATRNIDPWIRIVAGTLTMFLVAQAAINIGYVVGLLPVTGVTLPLISYGGTSLLITMLIMGVLANAARHEPEAVAALRSQGPGKFGRLLRLPAPDPYRPPTTRKGQAGRGTGAGAKAARPAPRAARPAPAQERRRSVRQPVRRSSAARTSSARTTANRGARGTANRRGHW; this is encoded by the coding sequence ATGACGGTAGTTGACGAGAAGCAGACCCAGGACCGGCCGGAGCGGCCGCCGAGGTCTCGGCGGGAACGCAAGGTAAGCCCGTTCGTGGCGTTCCGCACGGCGCTCACGGCGTGGCTCTCGCGGCCGCTGGCGTCGTTCCACTTGGTGCTCGCCCTCACCGGGGTGCTCACGGTGATCGGCATCGTGATGGTGCTGTCCGCGTCGTCTGTCGCGTCCTACGACCCGACCACCGGCAGCGGCGTGTACTCCCTGTTCTACCGGCAGCTCCTGTTCGTGGCGATCGGCTCGGTGGTGTTCTGGGTCGGCCTGCGGATCAAGCTCGAGCGCATCCGGCGCATGTCGGCGACCATGGTCGTGATCTGCCTCGGCCTGCTGATGCTGGTGCTCACGCCGCTGGGTTCGACCGTGAACGGCTCGCAGGGCTGGTTCAAACTGGGCGTGTTCACGTTCCAGCCGGTGGAGGCCGCGAAGGTCGCCCTGGCGTTCTGGGGCGCGCACATTCTCGTGATCAAGTACAACGTGATCCACCAGTGGCGCCACCTGCTCGTGCCGGTCGTCCCGGTCGCGCTCGTGATGTTCGCCCTGGTCATGCTGCAGCCCGACCTGGGCGGCACGATCACGCTCGCGGTGGTGCTGCTGGCGCTGCTGTGGTTCGCCGGCGCGCCGAAGCGGCTCTTCGGGGTGATCTTGGCGGGTGGTCTCGCCGGCGTCCTGGTGCTGGCGATCATCGCGCCCTACCGGCTCACCCGCGTGCTGTCGTTCCTGTCGCCGGACGCCGATCTCAGCTCCGCCGGTTACCAGGCCAACCAGGCGAAGCTCGCGCTCGCCGACGGCGGCCTGTTCGGCAAGGGCCTCGGCCAGGGCGCGTCCAACTGGGGTTACCTGCCCAACGTGCAGAACGACTTCATCTTCGCCCTCGTCGGCGAGGAGCTCGGGTTCGTGGGCTGCGTCGTCGTGCTCGCCCTGTTCGCCGGGGTTGCCGTTGTGGGCTTGCGGATCGCGACGCGCAACATCGACCCGTGGATCCGGATCGTGGCGGGCACGCTGACGATGTTCCTGGTCGCGCAGGCGGCCATCAACATCGGGTACGTCGTCGGCCTCCTGCCCGTCACAGGTGTCACGCTGCCGTTGATCTCCTACGGCGGAACGTCGTTGCTCATCACGATGCTCATCATGGGGGTGCTCGCCAACGCCGCCCGGCACGAACCGGAGGCGGTGGCCGCACTGCGCTCGCAAGGCCCGGGTAAATTCGGACGCCTGCTGAGGTTGCCCGCGCCCGACCCGTACCGTCCGCCCACGACCCGCAAGGGCCAGGCCGGCCGGGGGACCGGCGCGGGGGCCAAGGCGGCCCGGCCCGCGCCACGCGCGGCCCGGCCCGCACCGGCGCAAGAGCGCCGCAGGTCGGTCCGGCAACCGGTGCGGCGCAGCAGCGCCGCCCGGACGAGCTCGGCGCGGACAACAGCGAACCGCGGTGCCAGGGGCACCGCGAACCGGAGAGGTCATTGGTGA
- the murG gene encoding undecaprenyldiphospho-muramoylpentapeptide beta-N-acetylglucosaminyltransferase: MSKPVKGAERSPSGKVPVVVVAGGGTAGHIEPALALADAVVRLRPDAKVIALGTERGLENKLVPARGYPLELIPPVPLPRKPTPELLRLPLKVRDSVRRTRDVLDRVGADVVVGFGGYVALPAYLAARGRTPIVVHEANKSPGLANKVGARFAARVAVAVPGTPLPKAEVVGIPLRRSITSLDRAALRAEARKHFDLDPDAPTLLVFGGSQGAQSINTAVSGAAKELAEAGVGVLHAHGPKNTLVVQEFPGKPAYVPVPYLERMDLAYAAADVVLCRSGAMTAAEVSAVGLPAVFVPLPHGNGEQAVNAQPAVDAGAAYLVPDAELTPAKVAELVVPLVTDADRVAKMSAAAVGMGHREADETLAKIVLEAAGA; the protein is encoded by the coding sequence GTGAGTAAGCCCGTCAAGGGAGCCGAGCGATCCCCCTCAGGCAAGGTGCCCGTGGTGGTCGTCGCCGGAGGTGGCACGGCAGGACACATCGAACCCGCGCTCGCCCTGGCCGACGCTGTCGTGCGGCTGCGCCCCGACGCGAAGGTGATCGCGCTCGGCACGGAGCGCGGCCTGGAGAACAAGCTGGTGCCCGCCCGCGGTTACCCGCTGGAGCTCATCCCGCCGGTGCCGCTGCCGCGCAAGCCGACGCCCGAGCTGCTGCGCCTGCCGCTGAAGGTCCGCGATTCCGTGCGCCGTACCCGCGACGTGCTCGATCGCGTCGGTGCCGACGTGGTGGTCGGCTTCGGTGGTTACGTCGCGCTGCCGGCGTACCTGGCCGCGCGCGGCCGCACGCCGATCGTGGTGCACGAGGCGAACAAGTCGCCGGGCCTGGCCAACAAGGTGGGGGCGCGGTTCGCCGCGCGCGTGGCCGTGGCCGTGCCGGGCACGCCGCTGCCGAAGGCCGAGGTCGTCGGGATCCCGCTGCGCCGGTCGATCACGTCGCTCGACCGCGCCGCGCTGCGCGCCGAGGCCCGCAAGCACTTCGACCTCGACCCCGACGCCCCCACGCTGCTGGTGTTCGGCGGCTCGCAGGGCGCGCAGTCGATCAACACCGCCGTGTCGGGCGCCGCAAAGGAGCTGGCCGAGGCCGGCGTCGGCGTGCTGCACGCCCACGGCCCGAAGAACACGCTCGTTGTCCAGGAGTTCCCCGGCAAGCCGGCGTACGTGCCGGTGCCGTACCTCGAGCGCATGGACCTCGCGTACGCCGCTGCGGACGTGGTGCTGTGCCGCTCCGGTGCGATGACCGCCGCCGAGGTGTCCGCCGTCGGGCTGCCCGCCGTGTTCGTGCCGCTGCCGCACGGCAACGGCGAGCAGGCCGTCAACGCGCAGCCGGCCGTCGATGCCGGCGCCGCCTACCTGGTGCCCGACGCCGAGCTCACCCCGGCCAAGGTGGCCGAGCTCGTGGTGCCGCTGGTGACCGACGCCGACCGGGTCGCGAAGATGAGCGCGGCCGCCGTGGGCATGGGACACCGCGAGGCCGACGAGACGCTCGCCAAGATCGTGCTGGAGGCCGCCGGTGCTTGA
- the murC gene encoding UDP-N-acetylmuramate--L-alanine ligase, protein MSGIARILLARGAAVSGSDAKESRALLSLRAQGAELFVGQRAENLDALAEAPSAVVVSTAIKESNPEFAAARARNIPVLHRAQALAGLMAGHRVACIAGTHGKTSTTSMLTVALQHCRLDPSFAIGGDLNESGANAHHGEGGIFVAEADESDGSFLTYSPSVAVVTNVEPDHLDHHGTAEAYVKVFTEFVGRLQPGGLLVVCADDPGAAALGDQAAAGGVRVRRYGRTATGEEDVRVLDYKPAPDGGVVRIALGGSGGADELDLRVAVPGEHMALNAVAALLAGVELGAPVDGLAEGLAAFGGVRRRFEFKGRSGDVRVYDDYAHHPTEVAAQLKAVRTAAGAGRVLVVFQPHLYSRTQSFAAEFAEALSLADAVVVLDVYGAREEPVPGVTGALIADRVTSPVHYQPAFDVAAGLVAGLVKPGDLVVTMGAGDVTQLGPEILAELDRRTAGA, encoded by the coding sequence ATGTCCGGCATCGCGCGCATCCTCCTCGCCCGCGGGGCGGCCGTGTCCGGTTCGGACGCCAAGGAGTCGCGGGCGCTGCTGTCGCTGCGCGCCCAGGGCGCCGAGCTGTTCGTGGGCCAGCGCGCGGAGAACCTCGACGCGCTCGCCGAGGCGCCGTCGGCCGTCGTGGTGTCCACGGCGATCAAGGAGTCCAACCCGGAGTTCGCCGCGGCCCGTGCGCGGAACATCCCGGTGCTGCACCGCGCCCAGGCGCTGGCCGGGCTGATGGCGGGGCACCGCGTGGCCTGCATCGCCGGCACGCACGGCAAGACGTCGACCACGTCGATGCTCACCGTGGCGCTGCAGCACTGCCGGCTCGACCCGTCGTTCGCGATCGGCGGTGACCTCAACGAGTCGGGCGCCAACGCCCACCACGGCGAGGGCGGGATCTTCGTCGCGGAGGCCGACGAGAGCGACGGCTCCTTCCTCACGTACTCGCCGTCGGTCGCCGTGGTGACCAACGTCGAGCCCGACCACCTGGACCACCACGGCACCGCCGAGGCGTACGTGAAGGTGTTCACGGAGTTCGTCGGGCGCCTGCAGCCGGGTGGCCTGCTCGTGGTGTGCGCCGACGACCCGGGTGCCGCCGCGCTGGGCGACCAGGCCGCGGCCGGCGGGGTGCGCGTGCGCCGTTACGGCCGCACGGCCACCGGCGAGGAAGACGTGCGCGTGCTCGACTACAAGCCCGCGCCGGACGGCGGTGTAGTGCGCATCGCTCTCGGCGGTTCCGGCGGGGCTGACGAGCTCGACCTGCGCGTCGCGGTGCCAGGGGAGCACATGGCGCTCAACGCGGTCGCGGCGCTGCTCGCCGGCGTCGAGCTGGGTGCGCCGGTCGACGGGCTGGCCGAGGGGCTGGCCGCGTTCGGCGGCGTGCGCCGCCGGTTCGAGTTCAAGGGCCGCTCCGGCGACGTGCGCGTCTACGACGACTACGCCCACCACCCCACCGAGGTGGCGGCGCAGCTCAAGGCCGTGCGCACGGCCGCCGGCGCGGGCCGGGTGCTCGTGGTGTTCCAGCCGCACCTGTACTCGCGCACGCAGAGCTTCGCCGCGGAGTTCGCCGAGGCGCTCTCGCTGGCCGACGCGGTCGTGGTGCTCGACGTGTACGGCGCCCGCGAGGAGCCGGTGCCGGGCGTGACCGGCGCGCTGATCGCCGACCGCGTGACGAGCCCCGTGCACTACCAGCCGGCGTTCGACGTCGCAGCCGGCCTCGTGGCCGGCCTCGTAAAGCCGGGTGACCTCGTGGTGACCATGGGCGCGGGTGACGTGACGCAGCTGGGTCCGGAGATCCTGGCCGAGCTCGACCGGCGGACCGCGGGCGCATGA
- a CDS encoding cell division protein FtsQ/DivIB: MTSTRERRRSSSAEDERDRAALARARRGRRSEEERRRTRSSRTTRTSALRGRPMRKKEIRRRWVALLSVVTIVALGYLLFFSSLLGVKEVSVLGAKTVSADQLRGVAAVPVGKPMLLLDVDGIRDRVARVPDVATVDVSRSWPNTVEISVTERTAIAFFDSGPGGDGVHLVDGGGVVFKTVTARPVGLPELKLPKVSVDDPVTRAVTAVLGVIPAELRKQVTSATAQTPASVQFTLTDGKIVRWGDADKTDRKAKVLAALLTQKGKVYDVSAPELPTISS; encoded by the coding sequence ATGACGTCGACCAGGGAGCGCCGCCGCTCGTCCTCGGCCGAGGACGAGCGGGACCGGGCTGCCCTGGCACGGGCTCGGCGGGGGCGGCGCTCGGAGGAGGAGCGCCGCCGCACCCGGTCGAGCCGCACGACGCGCACGTCGGCCCTGCGCGGGCGGCCGATGCGGAAGAAGGAGATCCGGCGCCGCTGGGTCGCGCTGCTGTCGGTGGTCACGATCGTGGCGCTGGGGTACCTCCTGTTCTTCAGCTCGCTGCTCGGGGTGAAGGAAGTGTCGGTGCTGGGCGCGAAAACCGTGTCCGCCGACCAGCTCCGCGGTGTCGCGGCCGTGCCGGTCGGCAAACCGATGCTGCTGCTGGACGTCGACGGCATCCGCGACCGCGTGGCCCGGGTGCCGGACGTCGCGACCGTGGACGTGTCCCGCTCGTGGCCCAACACCGTCGAGATCTCGGTGACCGAACGCACGGCCATCGCCTTCTTCGACAGCGGCCCCGGTGGTGACGGCGTTCACCTCGTCGACGGCGGCGGTGTGGTCTTCAAGACCGTCACCGCGCGCCCGGTAGGGCTCCCGGAGCTCAAGCTCCCGAAGGTCTCGGTCGACGACCCGGTGACCCGCGCGGTCACCGCGGTGCTCGGTGTGATCCCCGCGGAGCTGCGCAAACAGGTTACCTCGGCCACGGCGCAGACCCCGGCCAGCGTGCAGTTCACCTTGACCGACGGCAAGATCGTCCGCTGGGGCGATGCCGACAAGACCGACCGCAAGGCGAAGGTCCTGGCCGCCCTGCTCACCCAGAAGGGCAAGGTCTACGACGTGTCGGCACCCGAGCTGCCGACGATCTCGTCCTGA
- a CDS encoding NAD(P)H-binding protein, translated as MTVLVTGATGNVGRLVVDELLARGVPVRALTKDPARAKLPDGVDVVVGSLARPATLPAALAGIEQVYLAPMARTVARFCELAADAGVRRVVALSGSSVGDETAGSSGPEFAAVEAAVQQAGFERTFLRPGVFMMNSLGWAHSVRTHGEIRSAHAKATQTPIDLADIAAVAAHVFTTDGHSGRTYVLSGPEALTLEEMAATIARALGKDVPFVELTRGQQHAEWVDLGMPAEIAGWLLDGFAAAEADPQEPTGVTEELLGRRGVTYAEWAAAHTRAFS; from the coding sequence ATGACGGTCCTGGTGACGGGCGCGACCGGCAACGTCGGGCGGCTCGTGGTCGACGAGTTGCTGGCGCGGGGCGTGCCGGTGCGGGCGCTGACCAAGGATCCGGCGCGCGCGAAGCTGCCCGACGGCGTCGACGTGGTCGTCGGGTCGCTCGCACGGCCCGCGACGCTGCCGGCGGCGCTGGCGGGGATCGAGCAGGTGTACCTGGCGCCGATGGCGCGCACGGTCGCGCGGTTCTGCGAACTGGCCGCCGACGCCGGGGTGCGGCGGGTGGTGGCGCTGTCGGGCAGCAGCGTCGGGGACGAGACCGCGGGGTCGAGCGGCCCGGAGTTCGCGGCGGTCGAGGCGGCGGTGCAGCAGGCGGGGTTCGAACGGACGTTCCTGCGCCCGGGCGTGTTCATGATGAACTCGCTCGGCTGGGCGCATTCCGTGCGCACACACGGGGAAATCCGCTCGGCGCATGCGAAGGCGACGCAGACACCGATCGATCTCGCCGACATCGCGGCCGTCGCCGCGCACGTGTTCACGACGGACGGGCACAGCGGGCGCACGTATGTCCTCAGTGGACCGGAAGCGCTCACGCTGGAAGAGATGGCGGCGACCATCGCGCGGGCGCTGGGGAAGGACGTGCCGTTCGTCGAGCTCACGCGCGGGCAGCAGCACGCCGAGTGGGTCGACCTGGGAATGCCCGCCGAGATCGCCGGCTGGCTGCTCGACGGGTTCGCGGCCGCGGAAGCGGACCCGCAGGAGCCGACGGGCGTCACGGAGGAGCTGCTCGGCCGCCGTGGCGTGACCTACGCGGAGTGGGCGGCGGCGCACACGCGCGCGTTCTCCTGA
- a CDS encoding MFS transporter gives MAQPEAVTPSPAAQQQQQTPPAWLVLLLAVSCGLTVANLYYAQPLLNELREAFGVGEAAAGGVVTATQIGYAAGMLLIVPLGDRVENRSLVSLLLAITCAGLVATGLAPQFSVLLIASLIAGSTSVVVQILIPLTADLSPDHARGRIVGRVMSGLLFGILLSRVAASLLAGVTSWRVVFLISAGLMAVLAVALRFGLPRRAPKTSVHYGELLRSTLRLARDHPALRRRALYQAAMFGVFSAFWTTIAFVLTSAPFHYSQLGVGLFALVGAAGAAIAPLAGRWADHGHGRVATGAAFLLCAASFAIGGFGSHSVILLAVAAVALDMAVQTTMVSGQHVIYALDPTARARVNSIYLATFFVGGALGSEIGSVAYHLGGWPAVSVFGAAIPLITLLWWTTERRAADH, from the coding sequence GTGGCCCAGCCCGAAGCCGTGACCCCGTCACCCGCCGCACAGCAGCAGCAACAGACGCCACCCGCGTGGCTCGTGCTGTTGCTGGCCGTCTCATGTGGACTCACGGTCGCGAACCTCTACTACGCCCAGCCGTTGCTCAACGAGCTGCGCGAGGCGTTCGGCGTGGGCGAGGCCGCCGCGGGCGGTGTGGTCACCGCCACCCAGATCGGTTACGCGGCGGGCATGCTGCTGATCGTCCCGCTGGGCGACCGCGTGGAGAACCGCAGCCTCGTCTCACTGCTGCTGGCCATCACGTGCGCGGGGCTCGTCGCGACGGGCCTCGCGCCGCAGTTTTCCGTGCTGCTGATCGCGTCGCTGATCGCCGGGTCGACGTCGGTGGTGGTGCAGATCCTCATCCCGCTCACCGCGGACCTGTCCCCCGACCACGCGCGCGGGCGCATCGTGGGGCGCGTGATGAGCGGGCTGCTGTTCGGCATCCTGCTCTCGCGCGTCGCGGCGAGCCTGCTCGCCGGAGTCACGAGCTGGCGCGTCGTCTTCCTGATCTCGGCCGGGCTGATGGCCGTGCTCGCCGTGGCGCTGCGGTTCGGTCTCCCACGCCGAGCTCCGAAAACCTCCGTCCACTATGGAGAACTGCTGCGCTCGACGCTGCGGCTCGCCCGCGACCACCCGGCGCTGCGCCGCCGCGCGCTGTACCAGGCCGCCATGTTCGGGGTGTTCAGCGCGTTCTGGACGACGATCGCGTTCGTGCTCACCTCCGCGCCGTTCCACTACTCACAACTGGGCGTCGGTCTCTTCGCGCTCGTCGGTGCGGCCGGGGCCGCGATCGCGCCACTGGCCGGGCGCTGGGCCGACCACGGCCACGGCCGCGTGGCCACCGGCGCGGCGTTCCTGCTGTGCGCGGCCTCGTTCGCGATCGGCGGGTTCGGGTCGCACAGCGTGATCCTGCTGGCCGTGGCCGCCGTCGCCCTCGACATGGCGGTGCAGACGACGATGGTGTCGGGCCAGCACGTGATCTACGCGCTCGACCCCACCGCCCGCGCCCGTGTGAACAGCATCTACCTCGCCACGTTCTTCGTGGGCGGCGCGCTCGGGTCGGAGATCGGCTCGGTCGCCTACCACCTGGGCGGGTGGCCGGCCGTGTCGGTGTTCGGCGCCGCGATCCCGCTGATCACGCTGCTGTGGTGGACCACCGAACGACGCGCGGCCGACCACTGA
- a CDS encoding OsmC family peroxiredoxin: protein MPSRDATTHWTGGLQKGKGEVTLDSSNAGTFDVSFPTRAGSPDGQTSPEELIAAAHSSCLAMNLSGVLEAQKLEADFIDVSAEVTLGPAQGGGFEISGIAITLRAKLDGVTPEQFAEFAETAEKTCPVSKALAGTTITLDAALA, encoded by the coding sequence GTGCCCAGCCGTGACGCCACCACCCACTGGACCGGCGGATTGCAGAAGGGCAAGGGCGAGGTCACGCTCGACTCGTCCAACGCCGGCACGTTCGACGTGTCGTTCCCGACCCGCGCCGGCAGCCCCGACGGCCAGACCAGCCCGGAAGAGCTCATCGCCGCCGCCCACTCCTCGTGCCTCGCGATGAACCTGTCCGGCGTGCTGGAAGCCCAGAAGCTCGAGGCGGACTTCATCGACGTCTCCGCGGAGGTCACCCTCGGCCCGGCCCAGGGCGGCGGCTTCGAGATCAGCGGCATCGCCATCACCCTGCGCGCCAAGCTCGACGGCGTCACGCCCGAGCAGTTCGCGGAGTTCGCCGAGACGGCCGAGAAGACCTGCCCGGTCTCCAAGGCCCTCGCCGGGACCACGATCACCCTGGACGCGGCGCTCGCCTGA
- a CDS encoding DinB family protein, with protein MTTQPVRPDPPMNADERTQLTGFLDFLRASVAWKCSGLTDEQARRTHVPSELTTIAGLLSHLTLVEAYWFRVVLDGRPDEWDEALALDRDAEFRVALETPIEQLIAAYEAETARCREVVQAREFTDTVLFKGARPLTVRWVVTHMIEETARHLGHLDLLRELTDGLTGE; from the coding sequence GTGACCACTCAGCCCGTACGCCCCGACCCGCCGATGAACGCCGACGAGCGCACCCAGCTCACCGGCTTCCTCGACTTCCTGCGTGCGAGTGTCGCCTGGAAGTGCAGCGGCCTCACCGACGAACAGGCCCGCCGCACGCACGTGCCCAGCGAGCTGACCACGATCGCCGGGCTGCTCTCGCACCTCACGCTCGTCGAGGCCTACTGGTTCCGCGTGGTCCTCGACGGCCGGCCCGACGAGTGGGACGAAGCGCTGGCACTCGACCGCGACGCCGAGTTCCGCGTCGCGCTCGAGACCCCGATCGAGCAGCTCATCGCCGCCTACGAGGCCGAGACCGCACGCTGCCGCGAGGTCGTGCAAGCGCGCGAGTTCACCGACACCGTGCTGTTCAAGGGCGCGCGGCCGCTCACCGTGCGCTGGGTCGTCACGCACATGATCGAGGAGACCGCCCGCCACCTCGGGCACCTCGACCTGCTGCGCGAGCTGACCGACGGGCTCACCGGCGAGTGA
- the ftsZ gene encoding cell division protein FtsZ, producing the protein MTPPHNYLAVIKVVGIGGGGVNAVNRMIEVGLKGVEFIAVNTDAQALLMSDADVKLDIGRELTRGLGAGAAPEVGQKAAEDHREEIEEVIKGADMVFVTAGEGGGTGTGGAPVVAQIARKLGALTIGVVTRPFTFEGKRRGKQAEDGIQQLRNECDTLIVIPNDRLLQLGDIGVSLMDAFRSADEVLLSGVQGITDLITTPGLINLDFADVKSVMSGAGSALMGIGSARGEGRAIQAAEKAINSPLLEASMDGAHGALLSIAGGSDLGLFEINEAASLVQESAHPDANIIFGTIIDDSLGDEVRVTVIAAGFDAGAPTHKKLDPPAFGSRSGGGTASASAGHVGGAQPPAGPPSGGATPVPPAGSGGYPVAPPRAQPPLPQPGGTPPGGLPQPGGGSRGYSPIGSGPASGSLPSRPATVHDDPTDDEVDVPPFMRR; encoded by the coding sequence ATGACGCCCCCGCACAACTACCTTGCGGTGATCAAGGTCGTCGGCATCGGCGGCGGCGGCGTGAACGCCGTGAACAGGATGATCGAGGTCGGCCTCAAGGGTGTCGAGTTCATCGCGGTGAACACCGACGCGCAGGCACTGCTCATGTCCGACGCCGACGTCAAGCTCGACATCGGCCGGGAACTGACCCGCGGCCTCGGTGCCGGCGCCGCCCCCGAGGTGGGGCAGAAGGCCGCCGAGGACCACCGCGAGGAGATCGAAGAGGTCATCAAGGGCGCCGACATGGTGTTCGTGACCGCCGGCGAGGGCGGTGGCACCGGCACCGGTGGCGCCCCCGTGGTCGCGCAGATCGCCCGCAAGCTGGGCGCGCTGACGATCGGCGTGGTGACCCGCCCGTTCACCTTCGAGGGCAAGCGCCGCGGCAAGCAGGCCGAGGACGGCATCCAGCAGCTGCGCAACGAGTGCGACACGCTGATCGTGATCCCGAACGACCGGCTGCTGCAGCTCGGCGACATCGGGGTGTCCCTGATGGACGCGTTCCGCTCGGCCGACGAGGTGCTGCTCTCCGGTGTCCAGGGCATCACCGACCTGATCACCACACCCGGTCTGATCAACCTCGACTTCGCCGACGTCAAGAGCGTCATGTCCGGCGCGGGTTCCGCGCTCATGGGCATCGGCTCGGCGCGGGGCGAGGGCCGCGCGATCCAGGCGGCGGAGAAGGCGATCAACTCGCCGCTGCTGGAGGCGTCGATGGACGGCGCCCACGGCGCGCTGCTGTCGATCGCGGGTGGTTCGGACCTCGGCCTGTTCGAGATCAACGAGGCCGCGTCGCTGGTTCAGGAGTCGGCGCACCCCGACGCGAACATCATCTTCGGCACGATCATCGACGACTCCCTCGGCGACGAGGTCCGCGTCACGGTGATCGCGGCCGGCTTCGACGCCGGCGCGCCCACGCACAAGAAGCTCGACCCGCCGGCCTTCGGCTCGCGCTCGGGCGGCGGCACGGCGTCGGCCTCGGCCGGGCACGTGGGCGGCGCGCAGCCGCCCGCCGGTCCGCCGTCGGGTGGCGCCACGCCGGTACCGCCGGCGGGCAGCGGTGGGTATCCGGTGGCGCCGCCGCGCGCGCAGCCGCCGCTGCCGCAGCCGGGTGGCACCCCGCCGGGCGGGCTGCCCCAGCCGGGCGGCGGTTCGCGCGGCTACTCGCCGATCGGCTCCGGGCCGGCGTCCGGCAGCCTGCCGAGCCGCCCGGCGACGGTGCACGACGACCCGACCGACGACGAGGTCGACGTCCCGCCGTTCATGCGCCGCTAG